In a single window of the Streptomyces sp. NBC_00353 genome:
- a CDS encoding TetR/AcrR family transcriptional regulator translates to MGVVTPSTDRTPKQDRSRATRRRLLEAAVACLAEHGWAGSTVSVVAERAGVSRGAAQHHFPTREDLFTAAVEYVAEERSAALRALPVQGRAAVVAALVDLYTGPLFRAALQLWVAASNEASLHPRVSELEARVGRETHRIAVELLKADETRPGVRETVQGLLDMARGLGLANVLTDDTARRQRVVAQWAALLDDALN, encoded by the coding sequence ATGGGTGTTGTGACGCCCTCCACCGACAGGACTCCCAAGCAGGACCGCAGCCGCGCCACCCGCCGACGGCTGCTCGAAGCCGCGGTCGCCTGCCTCGCCGAACACGGCTGGGCAGGCTCCACGGTCTCCGTCGTCGCCGAACGCGCAGGCGTATCGCGCGGCGCCGCCCAGCACCACTTCCCCACCCGCGAGGACCTGTTCACGGCAGCCGTCGAATACGTCGCCGAGGAACGCTCCGCCGCCCTGCGCGCCCTGCCCGTCCAGGGCCGCGCAGCCGTCGTCGCCGCCCTCGTCGACCTCTACACAGGACCGCTGTTCCGCGCCGCACTCCAGCTCTGGGTCGCCGCCTCCAACGAGGCGTCACTGCACCCCCGCGTCAGCGAACTCGAAGCCCGCGTCGGCCGCGAGACCCACCGCATCGCCGTCGAACTCCTGAAGGCCGACGAGACACGGCCAGGCGTACGCGAAACCGTCCAGGGCCTCCTCGACATGGCCCGCGGCCTCGGCCTGGCCAACGTACTGACCGACGACACCGCCCGGCGGCAGAGGGTCGTGGCACAGTGGGCGGCCCTGTTGGACGACGCACTCAACTGA
- a CDS encoding enoyl-CoA hydratase family protein encodes MKLVRTGRERGIATVRMDSQTNRNALSARLVAELRETLARYGEDDTVRAVVLTHTGNTFCAGADLGAPPDPEAFVALMREIVTLPKPVVARVDGHVRAGGLGLLAACDISAAGPASTFALTESRLGLAPAVISLPLLPRTDPRAAARYYLTGERFDATEAARISLITLAADDVDKALVPVLDGLRRASPQGLAASKELVTATVRESFDQYAEDLIARSAALFASAEAREGMTAFHERRDPAWVL; translated from the coding sequence ATGAAACTGGTCCGCACCGGCAGAGAACGTGGCATCGCCACCGTACGGATGGACTCGCAGACGAACCGCAACGCACTCTCCGCGCGGCTCGTCGCCGAACTCCGCGAAACCCTCGCCCGATACGGCGAGGACGACACCGTACGAGCCGTGGTCCTCACCCACACGGGCAACACGTTCTGCGCCGGTGCGGACCTCGGCGCACCCCCCGACCCGGAAGCGTTCGTCGCCCTCATGCGGGAGATCGTCACCCTGCCCAAACCCGTGGTGGCCCGCGTCGACGGACACGTCCGGGCAGGCGGCCTCGGACTCCTCGCCGCCTGCGACATCTCGGCCGCCGGACCCGCCTCCACCTTCGCCCTCACCGAATCCCGGCTCGGCCTCGCCCCCGCCGTGATCTCCCTGCCCCTGCTGCCCCGCACCGACCCGCGCGCCGCCGCCCGCTACTACCTCACCGGAGAACGCTTCGACGCGACCGAAGCCGCCCGGATCTCCCTGATCACCCTCGCCGCCGACGACGTGGACAAGGCGCTCGTCCCCGTACTCGACGGACTGCGCCGAGCCTCACCACAGGGGCTGGCAGCATCGAAGGAGCTGGTCACAGCTACTGTGCGGGAAAGTTTCGACCAGTACGCCGAAGACCTCATCGCCCGCTCGGCAGCACTCTTCGCCTCCGCCGAGGCACGGGAAGGGATGACGGCCTTCCACGAACGACGGGACCCCGCATGGGTGTTGTGA
- a CDS encoding 4-coumarate--CoA ligase family protein, whose amino-acid sequence MVNVFRSEYADVQPLDLPIHDAVLGQAAAAYGDTVALIDGTDGTTTLTYRQLDTFHRRIAAALAATGVRKGDVVALHSPNTLAYPTVFFGATRAGATVTTVHPLATAEEFAKQLRDSSARWIVTVSPLLETARRAAELVGGIEEIFVCDRADGHTSVLDMLGSTAPEPRITIDPAEDIAALPYSSGTTGTPKGVMLTHRSMATNLEQLRPFIPMNPGHRILAVLPFFHIYGLTALMNAPLRLGATVVVLPRFDLVQFLTAIEKHRISGLYVAPPIVLALAKHPAVAQYDLSSLEYIVSAAAPLDAGLAAACSRRLGLPPVRQAYGMTELSPGTHVVPLAAENPPPGAVGKLLPGTEMRIVSLDDPDRDAGIDTDGEVLIRGPQVMKGYLGRPGATADMIDADGWVHTGDIGRVDADGWLRIVDRVKELIKYKGYQVAPAELEALLLGHPSIADAAVIGVYDTDGNEVPKAYLVRQAGVAPDDLTADDVMAYVTERVAPYKKVRRVEFIGAVPRATSGKILRRELRDREQVNEKVIEKAAEA is encoded by the coding sequence ATGGTGAACGTGTTCCGCAGCGAGTACGCAGACGTCCAGCCGCTCGACCTCCCCATCCATGACGCGGTCCTCGGGCAGGCCGCCGCCGCCTACGGCGACACGGTCGCCCTGATCGACGGCACCGACGGCACCACCACGCTCACCTACCGGCAACTCGACACATTCCACCGCCGGATCGCGGCGGCGCTCGCCGCCACCGGGGTCCGCAAGGGCGACGTCGTCGCCCTGCACAGCCCCAACACCCTCGCCTACCCGACCGTGTTCTTCGGAGCCACCAGGGCGGGCGCCACCGTCACCACCGTGCACCCCCTCGCCACGGCGGAGGAGTTCGCCAAACAACTCCGCGACTCCTCCGCCCGCTGGATCGTCACCGTCTCCCCACTCCTCGAAACCGCCCGCCGCGCCGCCGAACTCGTCGGCGGCATAGAGGAGATATTCGTCTGCGACCGGGCCGACGGACACACCTCCGTACTCGACATGCTGGGCTCCACCGCCCCCGAACCACGGATCACCATCGACCCGGCCGAGGACATCGCCGCACTGCCGTACTCCTCCGGCACCACCGGCACACCCAAGGGCGTCATGCTCACCCACCGCTCCATGGCCACCAACCTGGAGCAGCTGCGGCCGTTCATCCCGATGAACCCCGGCCACCGGATCCTCGCCGTCCTCCCGTTCTTCCACATCTACGGGCTGACCGCCCTGATGAACGCCCCGCTCCGGCTCGGCGCCACCGTCGTCGTCCTGCCACGCTTCGACCTCGTCCAGTTCCTCACCGCGATCGAGAAGCACCGGATCAGCGGGCTGTACGTGGCCCCGCCGATCGTCCTGGCCCTCGCCAAACACCCGGCCGTCGCCCAGTACGACCTGTCCTCGCTGGAGTACATCGTCAGCGCCGCCGCCCCGCTCGACGCAGGACTCGCCGCCGCCTGCTCCCGGCGCCTCGGACTGCCACCGGTACGGCAGGCGTACGGCATGACAGAACTCTCGCCCGGCACCCACGTAGTCCCGCTCGCCGCCGAGAACCCGCCGCCCGGCGCCGTCGGAAAACTCCTGCCGGGCACCGAGATGCGCATCGTCTCCCTCGACGACCCGGACCGCGACGCCGGCATCGACACCGACGGCGAGGTACTCATCCGCGGCCCGCAGGTGATGAAGGGCTACCTCGGCCGGCCCGGGGCCACCGCCGACATGATCGACGCCGACGGCTGGGTGCACACCGGCGACATCGGCCGCGTCGACGCCGACGGCTGGCTCCGCATCGTCGACCGGGTCAAGGAACTCATCAAGTACAAGGGCTACCAGGTCGCCCCCGCCGAACTCGAAGCCCTGCTGCTCGGCCACCCGTCGATCGCGGACGCCGCCGTCATCGGGGTGTACGACACCGACGGCAACGAAGTCCCCAAGGCGTATCTGGTCCGGCAGGCGGGAGTCGCCCCCGACGACCTCACCGCCGACGACGTCATGGCGTACGTCACCGAGCGCGTCGCCCCGTACAAGAAGGTCCGGCGGGTCGAATTCATCGGCGCCGTACCCCGCGCCACCTCCGGAAAGATCCTCCGGCGCGAACTGCGCGACCGGGAACAGGTCAACGAAAAAGTCATCGAGAAGGCGGCAGAGGCATGA
- a CDS encoding acyl-CoA dehydrogenase family protein, whose product MTTVLETEEQQALRAAVAALGKRYGRDYMTSVVRDGAHPRELWTEAAKLGYLGVNLPEEYGGGGGGMAELSIVLEELGAAGSPLLMMIVSPAICGTVIARFGTDTQKQQWLPGLADGTLTMAFGITEPDAGSNSHRITTTARRDGEDWLLTGRKVFVSGVDIADATLIVGRTEDARTGKLKPCLFIVPRDAPGFQRSQIDMELQAPEKQFELVLDDVRLPADALVGGGTSGSSEAESGGEDAGLLQLFAGLNPERIMTAAFALGMGRYALGRAVDYARTRQVWKEPIGSHQAIAHPLAQAHIELELARLMMQKAARLYDEGDDIGAGEAANMAKYAAAEACVKAVDQAVHTLGGNGLTREYGIASLITAARVARIAPVSREMILNYVSHQSLGLPKSY is encoded by the coding sequence TACGCGACGGCGCCCACCCCCGCGAACTGTGGACCGAAGCCGCCAAGCTCGGCTACCTGGGGGTCAACCTCCCCGAGGAGTACGGCGGCGGAGGCGGCGGCATGGCCGAACTCTCCATAGTCCTGGAAGAACTGGGAGCGGCAGGATCGCCCCTCCTCATGATGATCGTCTCCCCGGCGATCTGCGGCACCGTCATCGCCCGCTTCGGCACCGACACCCAGAAACAGCAGTGGCTCCCCGGCCTCGCCGACGGCACCCTCACCATGGCCTTCGGCATCACCGAACCCGACGCCGGCTCCAACTCCCACCGCATCACCACCACCGCCCGCCGCGACGGCGAGGACTGGCTGCTCACCGGGCGGAAAGTGTTCGTCTCCGGCGTCGACATCGCCGACGCCACCCTCATCGTCGGGCGCACCGAGGACGCCAGGACCGGCAAGCTCAAGCCCTGCCTCTTCATCGTCCCGCGCGACGCCCCCGGATTTCAGCGCTCGCAGATCGACATGGAACTCCAGGCACCGGAGAAGCAGTTCGAACTGGTCCTCGACGACGTGCGGCTGCCCGCCGACGCCCTCGTCGGAGGGGGTACCTCCGGCTCGAGCGAAGCCGAGAGCGGGGGAGAGGACGCGGGCCTCCTCCAGCTTTTCGCCGGACTCAACCCCGAACGCATCATGACCGCCGCCTTCGCCCTCGGCATGGGCCGGTACGCCCTCGGCCGCGCCGTCGACTACGCGCGGACCCGACAGGTGTGGAAGGAGCCCATCGGCTCCCACCAGGCCATCGCCCACCCCCTCGCCCAGGCGCACATCGAACTCGAACTGGCCCGCCTGATGATGCAGAAGGCCGCCAGGCTCTACGACGAGGGCGACGACATCGGCGCGGGCGAAGCCGCCAACATGGCGAAGTACGCCGCCGCCGAGGCCTGCGTGAAAGCCGTCGACCAGGCCGTGCACACCCTCGGCGGCAACGGCCTCACCCGCGAATACGGCATCGCTTCCCTGATCACCGCAGCCCGCGTCGCCCGGATCGCGCCCGTCAGCCGGGAAATGATCCTGAACTACGTTTCCCACCAGTCCCTGGGTCTCCCCAAGTCGTACTGA